A genomic region of Sander vitreus isolate 19-12246 chromosome 11, sanVit1, whole genome shotgun sequence contains the following coding sequences:
- the tbr1b gene encoding T-box brain protein 1b, protein MQVENFISQASGLSKKFMNVGSGFSSSDGSELSLQDHPIISASDNLERSSPLKKNSREMTNQSEADNFPDSKDASGDVQRGKLSPGLHGVSDIRHNFDGSAGERCIFSPSTQPQSVSAATSAMFPYPTQHGPAHPAFSIGSPSRYMAHHPVITNGAYNSLLTNTSPQGYPAAGYPYAQQYGHTYNGGAFYQFSTSQAGLVPGKAQVYLCNRALWLKFHRHQTEMIITKQGRRMFPFLSFNISGLDPTAHYNIFVDVILADPNHWRFQGGKWVPCGKADTNVIGNRVYMHPDSPNTGAHWMRQEISFGKLKLTNNKGASNNTGQMVVLQSLHKYQPRLHVVEVNEDGTEDTSQPGKVQTFTFTETQFIAVTAYQNTDITQLKIDHNPFAKGFRDNYDTVYTGCDIDRLTPSPGDSPRSQIVPGARYAMPSSFLQDQFVSTYAKSRFHPGVGTGPGTERSVPLGNSLLSPQQTDEPTVATPPQRWFVTPANNRLDFAASAYDAADFAGNAATLLSYAAAGVKALPLPTAGCSNRALGYYADPSGWGGRTPPQYCGVNSKSSSVFSCWHANSIGGRAGTNYLAEEGDSIPTERSPIGGSEETKPKDMTSESSWIETPSSIKSIDSSDSGIFEQAKRRRISPSATPVSETVSPLKSELLAPRECEKNCTKDIGYYSFYPHS, encoded by the exons ATGCAAGTCGAGAATTTCATCTCGCAAGCGAGTGGTCTCTCCAAGAAATTTATGAATGTGGGCAGTGGCTTTTCGAGCTCCGATGGATCAGAGCTTTCATTGCAGGACCATCCTATTATATCTGCAAGTGACAACCTGGAGAGAAGTTCACCTCTGAAAAAAAACTCTAGGGAGATGACGAATCAGTCAGAGGCAGACAATTTTCCCGACTCCAAGGACGCATCAGGGGACGTCCAGAGGGGCAAACTCTCTCCTGGTCTTCACGGAGTCTCTGACATCCGTCATAATTTCGATGGATCTGCAGGAGAAAGGTGCATCTTTTCTCCATCTACCCAACCACAGTCAGTCTCAGCAGCGACCAGTGCCATGTTTCCTTACCCGACCCAGCATGGACCAGCGCATCCGGCTTTTTCCATTGGCAGTCCCAGCCGTTATATGGCCCATCACCCGGTCATAACTAATGGAGCTTACAACAGCCTTCTGACCAACACTTCTCCTCAAGGCTACCCGGCAGCAGGCTACCCTTACGCGCAACAGTATGGGCACACGTACAACGGAGGGGCTTTTTACCAGTTCTCCACGTCGCAAGCAGGACTCGTTCCGGGGAAAGCGCAGGTGTATCTGTGCAACAGGGCCCTGTGGCTGAAGTTTCACAGACACCAAACAGAGATGATCATCACAAAGCAAGGACG ACGAATGTTCCCATTTTTAAGCTTCAACATTTCTGGCCTTGACCCAACTGCTCACTACAATATATTTGTGGATGTAATACTTGCTGATCCAAATCACTGGCGATTTCAAGGAGGCAAGTGGGTGCCATGTGGAAAAGCAGACACAAATGTAATAG GAAATAGGGTTTATATGCACCCGGACTCACCAAATACCGGAGCGCACTGGATGCGTCAAGAAATATCATTTGGAAAACTAAAACTTACAAACAACAAAGGTGCCTCCAACAACACGGGACAG ATGGTGGTTCTCCAGTCTCTCCACAAGTACCAGCCCAGGCTCCATGTGGTTGAAGTAAACGAGGATGGGACAGAGGACACCAGCCAACCAGGAAAAGTCCAGACTTTCACCTTCACAGAAACGCAATTCATCGCCGTCACAGCTTACCAGAATACCGAT ATTACGCAACTGAAAATCGACCACAATCCGTTTGCTAAAGGATTTCGGGACAACTATGACAC TGTCTACACAGGCTGCGACATCGACCGCCTAACTCCATCACCGGGTGACTCTCCGCGTTCACAGATCGTGCCGGGTGCGAGATATGCCATGCCTAGCTCTTTCCTGCAGGACCAATTTGTCAGCACTTATGCCAAATCTCGCTTTCACCCTGGCGTGGGGACTGGTCCTGGCACTGAGCGCAGCGTCCCACTCGGCAACAGCTTGCTGTCCCCGCAGCAAACCGACGAGCCCACTGTTGCCACCCCCCCGCAGCGATGGTTTGTCACCCCTGCCAACAACCGACTGGACTTTGCTGCCTCGGCATACGACGCCGCTGATTTCGCCGGTAACGCGGCCACCTTGCTGTCCTACGCAGCGGCCGGAGTGAAGGCTCTTCCCCTGCCGACTGCAGGCTGCTCCAATCGGGCTCTTGGCTATTACGCCGACCCGTCAGGCTGGGGAGGACGCACACCGCCGCAATACTGTGGCGTAAACAGCAAATCCAGCTCGGTCTTTTCCTGCTGGCACGCTAACTCTATCGGGGGCAGAGCGGGCACCAACTACCTGGCTGAGGAGGGAGACTCCATCCCGACAGAGAGGTCACCGATCGGCGGCTCGGAGGAGACCAAACCCAAAGACATGACATCTGAGTCGAGCTGGATAGAGACGCCGTCCTCCATTAAGTCCATTGATTCGAGCGACTCTGGTATCTTTGAACAGGCCAAAAGGAGAAGAATCTCACCTTCTGCCACGCCGGTTTCAGAGACAGTGTCCCCGTTAAAATCTGAGCTGCTGGCACCGAGAGAGTGTGAGAAAAACTGCACAAAGGACATTGGTTATTACAGTTTCTATCCTcacagttaa